The Shewanella sp. MTB7 genome includes a window with the following:
- a CDS encoding M15 family peptidase encodes MPKFGKTSAARLQSCHPDLQAIFTVVIQSLDCSIFCGHRNKADQQKAFNANLSQVQFPHSKHNSVPSMATDAGPYFTELRNTDWEDIKAFATFAGYVKRVAHELLAQGVITHGIRWGGDWDGDGRTSDQTFYDLPHFELIKVSNI; translated from the coding sequence ATGCCAAAATTTGGTAAAACATCGGCTGCGCGCCTGCAGTCATGCCATCCAGATCTACAAGCGATATTCACAGTCGTCATCCAGTCGCTCGACTGCTCGATATTCTGCGGTCATAGAAATAAGGCAGATCAACAAAAAGCATTTAACGCCAACTTATCCCAAGTTCAATTCCCTCACAGTAAACACAATTCAGTGCCGAGTATGGCGACGGATGCTGGACCCTATTTTACTGAGCTCAGAAATACGGACTGGGAAGACATCAAGGCGTTCGCCACGTTTGCGGGGTATGTGAAGCGGGTAGCGCATGAGCTGTTAGCGCAAGGCGTTATTACCCATGGTATTCGATGGGGAGGTGATTGGGACGGCGATGGTCGAACTTCAGACCAAACATTTTACGACTTGCCCCATTTTGAACTGATAAAGGTGAGCAATATTTAG
- a CDS encoding phage holin family protein: MPDNNVPIIKQVIDLGFGYIWFIFLAVWGGTVNYLIRLKRDKSTAFSIVELLGEWVISGFSGLLTAFICAEMGLSFMYTAALAGIAGHMGGRGIYLLERVVRKRIGLPGGE; encoded by the coding sequence ATGCCCGATAATAACGTGCCAATTATCAAGCAGGTTATCGATTTGGGGTTTGGCTACATTTGGTTTATTTTTTTAGCCGTCTGGGGCGGTACCGTGAATTACCTCATCCGTCTAAAAAGAGATAAGTCCACCGCGTTTAGCATTGTTGAATTGCTCGGCGAATGGGTGATTTCGGGGTTTTCTGGTCTGTTAACTGCATTTATCTGTGCAGAGATGGGCCTTTCATTCATGTATACCGCCGCATTGGCCGGAATAGCTGGTCATATGGGCGGTCGTGGCATTTATCTATTAGAGCGTGTGGTAAGAAAGCGTATTGGATTACCTGGTGGAGAGTAG
- a CDS encoding terminase, with product MQQPTTAKYSRDTWLTPDERMALRSDEAELLKRCAPYLNCWWWRVNNLYIIADEYGNEVLFRCRPAQTMLFVLMWYLNIILKARQLGFSTAIQIFILDHALFNANRQCGVIAQGKDEAGAIFASKILYPYERLPSWLKTGKRATKSKTSTAIYFGNDSYVRIAVSFRSGTLQVLHISEYGKICALFPLRADEVQSGSLNAVHTGSLLFVESTAEGASGNFFDMSVEAIALFEAGIPLSQLDFKFHFFPWFDDPKYVLLVPKRGLTLTKAQDKYFTSVEAAMKVTLSDEQKNWYLNKERSQKSKMKQEFPSTAMEAFLTSGRKVFDADDLMRAEGRCTKPLIVYDVEPVTGKRKKVTANVDLSSKASDKLTLATAGYLLVWELPDDDEDYAIGADVAEGLEHGDRSAFDIVAKSDGRQVAHWFGYLDTKRFAKLMAHIGEWYNWAYMGPERNNHGHAVLQELVDIYPVSRIYHEEHIDREDIDEETRKVGWHTSAQSKPILVSGLEDLLANDADGIRWRGTVAELNVFVFDKKGRMGAQSGGFDDQVMSYMIAQEMRARMPKRRVIDDSNTPHNPNHWMAR from the coding sequence ATGCAACAACCTACGACTGCTAAATACTCTCGAGATACGTGGCTCACGCCCGATGAGAGAATGGCGCTACGCAGTGATGAGGCTGAGCTGTTAAAGCGATGTGCTCCCTATCTAAACTGTTGGTGGTGGCGGGTTAACAACCTCTACATTATCGCTGACGAATACGGCAACGAAGTGTTATTTAGGTGCAGGCCAGCGCAAACCATGCTGTTTGTGTTGATGTGGTACCTCAACATCATTTTAAAAGCCAGACAGTTGGGGTTCAGCACGGCGATTCAGATATTTATTCTCGATCATGCGCTGTTCAACGCTAACCGCCAATGTGGAGTCATCGCCCAAGGAAAGGACGAAGCAGGGGCCATATTCGCTTCTAAAATACTTTACCCGTATGAACGCCTCCCCAGTTGGCTTAAGACTGGCAAAAGGGCAACCAAAAGCAAAACCAGTACCGCGATATATTTTGGTAATGACAGTTATGTTCGTATCGCTGTCTCGTTTCGTTCTGGCACCTTACAAGTGCTGCATATCTCTGAATACGGCAAAATTTGTGCGTTGTTCCCTTTACGAGCTGATGAGGTGCAGTCCGGATCACTCAATGCAGTGCATACCGGTTCGCTGTTGTTTGTTGAGTCGACTGCTGAGGGCGCCAGTGGCAATTTCTTCGACATGTCTGTTGAGGCAATAGCACTTTTTGAAGCGGGGATCCCGCTTAGTCAATTGGATTTTAAGTTCCATTTCTTCCCCTGGTTTGATGATCCAAAGTATGTACTGCTTGTTCCTAAGCGTGGTTTGACGCTTACTAAGGCACAGGATAAGTATTTCACGTCTGTAGAAGCCGCAATGAAGGTCACGCTCAGCGATGAGCAAAAGAACTGGTATCTCAATAAGGAACGCTCACAAAAAAGCAAGATGAAACAAGAGTTCCCATCCACGGCGATGGAAGCCTTTCTTACTTCTGGCCGTAAGGTGTTCGATGCCGATGATTTGATGCGAGCAGAAGGGCGCTGTACCAAACCGTTAATTGTCTATGACGTTGAGCCCGTCACCGGTAAACGCAAGAAAGTCACCGCCAACGTCGATTTATCATCTAAAGCCTCAGACAAACTGACGCTAGCAACGGCTGGTTATCTACTCGTTTGGGAATTGCCCGACGATGATGAGGATTACGCCATCGGCGCTGATGTCGCGGAAGGGCTAGAACATGGTGACAGAAGCGCATTCGACATCGTGGCTAAATCAGACGGACGCCAAGTCGCGCACTGGTTTGGGTATCTGGATACCAAAAGGTTTGCCAAACTCATGGCTCACATTGGGGAGTGGTACAACTGGGCCTATATGGGACCTGAACGTAACAACCATGGTCATGCGGTCCTCCAAGAGTTAGTTGATATCTATCCGGTGAGTCGCATTTATCACGAAGAACACATTGATCGAGAAGATATCGACGAAGAAACACGTAAGGTCGGTTGGCATACCAGTGCTCAATCCAAGCCCATTTTAGTGTCTGGTTTAGAAGATTTGCTGGCCAATGATGCTGACGGTATTCGATGGCGCGGCACCGTGGCTGAGCTCAATGTGTTTGTGTTCGATAAAAAAGGTCGAATGGGCGCGCAAAGTGGCGGCTTTGATGACCAAGTCATGAGTTACATGATCGCCCAAGAAATGCGAGCCCGAATGCCTAAGCGCAGAGTCATCGACGATTCAAACACCCCTCATAACCCAAATCACTGGATGGCACGATAA
- a CDS encoding portal protein — MVDHVKASKAGFTLAQLTQIMGAIDAQPQWRGPASIACAYYDGDQLSSQIRQVLQERGQPEIVHNMIGPTIDGVLGMEAKTRADLLVSADDEEGEELAQALNEKFKDAWRLANADRACSDAYAGQLKAGIGWVEVSRNPIPFEAAYRVKFVHRRNIWWDWHAQEIDRSDSRWKIYKKWVDFDEALATFPDHKEVLQQSINLWEGFGNFDDFEDDSPDLHAAWHDYDSWDRKQSEWMDQDRQRILLQVVMYKVWQRSHVIKLSDGRVIEYDPKNQFHVAALQSGKVKLSYAAFPKVREAWFVGPHRIVDRSCSAPDGKDSLIPFIGYQKDSSGEPYGLVSRMIPAQDGINARIIRLNFLLQARRIIADEDATNLSERKLKEEVEKPDGYIPLNPERKNKHSITDSFSVQNDIGIAAQQFSLMQNDIKLIQDCAGIYNSMLGQDSNATSGVAIANLVEQGTTTLAEINDNFHYSRNKVAGLLLDYIIEDMLDRDNVSVTINREDKARRKTIVVNGVDENNQRNNDVARFRGHIALMPVQATPTYRQQQANQLTQAMSKLPPEAQALVVPMLIELMDLPNKQDFLSTIRQALNIPKAPEDMSPEEQEAAAQEQQKAQQMEAMQMAEIQGRLEKVQLERGLLEARIGELAKKTETEAVKDDKIVAETEQIIQEIDRSNAEVAAMRSTLTQNIQSQLDAIEV; from the coding sequence ATGGTTGATCACGTTAAAGCAAGCAAAGCAGGGTTCACTTTGGCACAGCTAACCCAGATCATGGGTGCGATTGATGCTCAGCCTCAGTGGCGTGGACCTGCTTCGATTGCGTGCGCGTATTATGACGGTGATCAACTCAGCTCCCAAATACGTCAGGTACTACAAGAGCGTGGCCAGCCGGAAATCGTGCATAACATGATAGGGCCCACGATTGACGGTGTATTGGGGATGGAAGCTAAAACCCGAGCCGATCTACTTGTGAGTGCTGATGATGAAGAGGGAGAAGAATTAGCACAAGCACTGAACGAGAAGTTTAAAGATGCCTGGCGTCTTGCTAATGCCGATAGAGCTTGCTCTGATGCTTATGCTGGTCAGCTTAAAGCCGGGATAGGATGGGTGGAAGTGAGCCGTAATCCAATCCCTTTTGAAGCCGCATATCGCGTGAAGTTCGTGCATCGACGAAATATCTGGTGGGATTGGCACGCGCAAGAAATCGATCGTAGTGATAGTCGTTGGAAGATATATAAGAAATGGGTCGATTTTGACGAAGCGTTAGCGACATTCCCCGATCACAAAGAGGTCCTTCAGCAGTCCATCAATCTATGGGAAGGCTTTGGCAATTTCGACGACTTCGAGGATGATAGCCCTGATTTACATGCTGCTTGGCATGATTATGATAGTTGGGATAGAAAGCAGTCTGAATGGATGGATCAAGATCGCCAGCGTATTTTACTGCAAGTTGTTATGTACAAAGTTTGGCAGCGTTCACACGTCATTAAACTCAGCGATGGTCGAGTGATTGAGTATGATCCTAAAAACCAGTTTCATGTCGCGGCGCTACAAAGCGGCAAAGTAAAGCTGAGTTATGCCGCATTTCCAAAAGTTCGTGAAGCGTGGTTTGTCGGACCACATCGCATTGTCGATAGATCGTGCAGTGCCCCTGATGGCAAAGACTCATTAATTCCCTTTATCGGTTATCAGAAAGACAGTAGCGGCGAGCCCTATGGATTAGTGAGTCGCATGATCCCCGCGCAAGATGGGATCAATGCCCGTATCATCCGGTTAAATTTCTTATTACAAGCCAGACGAATTATTGCTGATGAAGATGCCACCAACTTAAGTGAACGTAAATTAAAAGAGGAAGTGGAGAAGCCAGATGGCTATATACCGCTGAATCCAGAACGAAAGAATAAACATTCGATTACTGATTCATTTAGTGTTCAGAACGATATTGGTATTGCGGCGCAGCAGTTTAGTTTGATGCAGAACGACATTAAGCTCATTCAAGACTGTGCAGGCATATATAACTCAATGTTGGGTCAGGACAGTAATGCCACATCCGGAGTGGCGATTGCTAATCTAGTGGAACAAGGTACGACAACACTTGCTGAAATCAACGACAACTTTCATTACAGCCGAAACAAGGTCGCTGGGTTACTGCTTGATTACATCATCGAAGATATGTTGGATCGAGATAATGTCTCGGTCACCATTAATCGCGAGGATAAAGCGAGACGCAAGACAATCGTCGTCAATGGTGTCGATGAAAATAACCAACGCAACAATGATGTGGCACGTTTTCGGGGACATATCGCCTTAATGCCAGTACAGGCCACACCGACCTATCGTCAACAGCAAGCCAACCAATTAACGCAAGCCATGAGTAAGCTTCCACCAGAGGCGCAGGCCTTAGTGGTCCCCATGCTTATCGAACTGATGGACTTACCCAATAAACAGGACTTTCTCAGCACCATTCGCCAGGCATTGAACATTCCAAAGGCGCCGGAAGATATGTCACCTGAAGAACAGGAAGCGGCAGCTCAGGAGCAGCAAAAAGCGCAACAGATGGAGGCCATGCAAATGGCAGAAATACAGGGCCGATTAGAGAAGGTACAACTAGAGCGTGGCTTGCTTGAGGCTCGTATTGGCGAGCTGGCAAAGAAAACGGAAACCGAAGCGGTTAAGGATGACAAGATTGTGGCTGAGACTGAGCAAATCATCCAAGAGATTGATCGCAGTAATGCCGAAGTTGCAGCTATGCGTTCAACGCTAACCCAGAATATTCAGTCCCAACTCGATGCCATCGAGGTGTAA
- a CDS encoding N4-gp56 family major capsid protein, with protein MTTITKAQAAKAFGAALFTHTRRQNSFVNMLTGAAPQSAGKDKNRGKNQTEKGAPIVMINDLASVAGDTVEMDLFHNLNGLPTMGDRKIAGRGESLSKTSFELNIDQGRKMVDSGGKMSQKRTKHNLLSTSKTLLGSYFNDLQDETVMYHLAGARGSFVGDGIITPLDDHSEFSEMMVNPILTPTYDRHLFGGDATSLESLDAADIMSLDKLDDMALILEEQANPIKHISFEADQMANESPFYLLFVSPRQWRDLWASATEKKLLELQSRAIKRGQGFNHPVFKGDVIMWRNILVRQYRKPVRFYAGDTVSVSNNDKLATTQQVTASVDIDRAILLGGQSLANAYGGSSSGSHFSMTTEKTDHGNGRETVIVWMNGCKKVRFAEKSGRVNDYGTMILDTAVTL; from the coding sequence ATGACGACAATTACTAAAGCGCAGGCTGCCAAAGCGTTTGGTGCTGCACTATTTACTCACACGCGACGCCAAAATTCGTTTGTGAATATGCTTACCGGCGCGGCCCCCCAGTCAGCAGGGAAAGACAAGAATCGCGGCAAAAATCAGACGGAGAAGGGGGCACCGATTGTGATGATTAACGATCTGGCCTCCGTGGCTGGTGATACGGTGGAAATGGACCTGTTTCATAACCTTAATGGTTTGCCGACCATGGGAGATCGCAAAATTGCAGGTCGCGGTGAAAGTCTGTCGAAGACGAGTTTTGAACTCAACATTGACCAAGGTCGTAAGATGGTCGATAGCGGCGGCAAAATGAGCCAAAAGCGGACGAAACATAACTTGCTCAGCACATCTAAAACGCTATTGGGTAGTTACTTTAACGATCTGCAAGATGAAACGGTGATGTATCACTTAGCGGGGGCGCGTGGCTCATTTGTCGGTGATGGCATTATCACACCACTTGACGATCACAGTGAGTTCAGTGAAATGATGGTTAACCCCATTTTAACACCCACCTATGATCGTCACCTTTTCGGCGGGGATGCTACAAGCCTAGAAAGCCTGGATGCGGCAGATATTATGTCGCTCGACAAACTCGATGACATGGCGCTTATCTTGGAAGAGCAGGCTAACCCTATCAAACATATTAGCTTTGAAGCAGATCAGATGGCTAACGAGTCGCCGTTCTATCTGTTGTTTGTTAGTCCGCGTCAATGGAGAGATTTATGGGCATCGGCTACAGAAAAGAAACTGCTCGAATTGCAATCTCGTGCCATTAAGCGTGGTCAAGGCTTCAATCACCCCGTCTTTAAAGGTGATGTGATTATGTGGCGTAACATTCTGGTTCGCCAGTACCGTAAGCCTGTGCGTTTCTATGCCGGAGATACGGTGAGTGTTTCTAATAACGATAAGTTAGCAACAACTCAGCAGGTGACAGCCAGTGTCGATATTGATCGCGCGATCCTACTTGGTGGTCAGTCTCTGGCGAATGCGTATGGTGGCTCAAGCTCAGGCTCTCATTTCTCAATGACAACGGAGAAAACAGATCACGGTAATGGTCGTGAAACTGTGATCGTTTGGATGAATGGGTGTAAAAAGGTGCGTTTTGCCGAGAAATCGGGTCGCGTCAATGACTATGGCACCATGATCCTCGATACCGCTGTGACCTTATAG